The following are from one region of the Phormidium ambiguum IAM M-71 genome:
- a CDS encoding AAA family ATPase → MLTKLRLEHFKNFKEAELTLGSLTLLVGTNASGKSNIRDAFRFLHGISRGYNLAEIMGEKYVEGGVLQWRGIRGGTREMTFLNANTFSLEVSFNLNIGGSEQEVIYSIEVNPGTGNKIPTLINEKLNIPEQDYNLLTAELINEQKPETLIVQLLNNPIINRPISFSPHRPIISQLAELATDVSIEKRGFIPGSSIRGIAKATLQAFSSMRFLDLNPDVIRIPSLPGQTILGDRGENLSSVLLDICQNPEKKATLLQWIQELTPMDAKDFEFPTDFTGKVLLTLVEDSGQKISAYSASDGTLRFLAIIAAILGSEPAKFYFIEELENGIHPTRLHLLLQLIERKVAEGNIQMVATTHSSQLLKLLSPQTLESASLTYRLEDRPDAKIIRILDIPDADRIIKEQNLGRLHESAWLENVMEFLEDDEEAE, encoded by the coding sequence ATGCTAACAAAATTGCGTTTAGAACACTTTAAAAATTTCAAAGAGGCAGAATTAACACTCGGTTCTTTAACTCTTTTAGTAGGAACTAATGCTTCTGGTAAAAGCAATATTCGTGACGCATTTCGCTTTCTTCATGGGATTTCTCGTGGTTATAATCTTGCAGAAATCATGGGAGAAAAATATGTTGAAGGTGGCGTTCTTCAGTGGCGTGGAATTCGGGGCGGTACGAGAGAAATGACATTTCTAAATGCAAACACTTTTTCTTTAGAAGTATCATTCAATCTTAATATTGGAGGCTCCGAACAAGAAGTAATTTACTCTATCGAAGTTAATCCAGGCACAGGAAATAAAATTCCAACTTTAATCAATGAGAAATTAAATATTCCTGAACAAGATTATAATTTACTTACAGCGGAATTAATTAATGAACAAAAACCAGAAACTTTAATTGTACAGTTATTAAATAATCCAATAATTAATCGCCCTATTTCGTTCTCTCCTCACCGACCAATTATTTCACAACTAGCTGAACTTGCAACAGATGTCTCTATTGAGAAAAGAGGATTTATTCCAGGTAGTTCAATTCGAGGAATAGCAAAAGCTACATTACAAGCTTTTAGTTCAATGCGTTTTTTAGACTTAAATCCTGATGTTATACGAATACCTTCTTTGCCTGGTCAGACTATTTTAGGCGATCGCGGTGAAAATCTCTCATCCGTACTGCTTGATATTTGCCAAAATCCCGAAAAAAAAGCAACCCTGCTTCAGTGGATACAGGAACTCACCCCAATGGATGCTAAAGATTTTGAGTTTCCTACCGACTTCACCGGAAAAGTTTTATTGACATTAGTTGAAGATAGCGGACAAAAAATATCTGCTTATAGTGCATCCGATGGAACCCTACGGTTTTTAGCAATTATTGCTGCCATACTGGGATCTGAACCAGCCAAATTTTATTTTATTGAAGAACTAGAAAATGGGATTCATCCCACTCGACTGCATTTGCTACTGCAACTAATCGAGCGTAAAGTTGCCGAGGGAAACATTCAAATGGTAGCAACTACCCACTCTTCCCAATTACTTAAACTTTTAAGTCCCCAAACCCTAGAATCTGCTTCATTAACCTATCGGCTTGAAGATAGACCCGATGCTAAAATTA
- a CDS encoding ribbon-helix-helix domain-containing protein, whose translation MPEVNFDDLMATRPRVTVTLSEDVYQILSDWASQEERTLANLLAYIAAKAAKERVEQKKESP comes from the coding sequence ATGCCAGAAGTGAACTTTGATGATTTAATGGCAACGCGACCGCGAGTCACAGTTACGTTATCTGAGGATGTCTACCAAATCCTCTCCGATTGGGCTTCCCAGGAGGAGCGCACTTTGGCAAATCTCTTAGCCTACATTGCTGCTAAGGCAGCAAAGGAACGAGTTGAGCAGAAAAAAGAGAGTCCCTAA